One Nostoc sp. UHCC 0302 DNA window includes the following coding sequences:
- the psbA gene encoding photosystem II q(b) protein: MTATLQRRESANVWERFCNWITSTNNRLYIGWFGVLMIPTLLAATTCFIIAFIAAPPVDIDGIREPVAGSLIYGNNIISGAVVPSSNAIGLHFYPIWEAASLDEWLYNGGPYQLVVFHFLIGVFCYMGREWELSYRLGMRPWIAIAYSAPVAAATAVFLVYPIGQGSFSDGMPLGISGTFNFMIVFQAEHNILMHPFHQLGVAGVFGGSLFSAMHGSLVTSSLVRETTESESQNYGYKFGQEEETYNIVAAHGYFGRLIFQYASFNNSRSLHFFLAAWPVIGIWFTALGVSTMAFNLNGFNFNQSIIDSQGRVINTWADIINRANLGMEVMHERNAHNFPLDLASAEAAPVALTAPAING; the protein is encoded by the coding sequence ATGACAGCAACCTTACAAAGACGCGAAAGCGCCAACGTATGGGAGCGGTTCTGCAACTGGATCACCAGCACCAACAACCGCCTATACATCGGTTGGTTCGGCGTACTGATGATTCCCACCTTGCTAGCTGCAACCACCTGCTTCATCATCGCCTTCATCGCTGCACCTCCAGTAGACATCGACGGCATCCGCGAACCAGTAGCAGGTTCCTTAATATACGGCAACAACATCATCTCCGGTGCAGTTGTGCCTTCTTCCAACGCCATCGGCTTGCACTTCTACCCAATTTGGGAAGCAGCATCCTTAGACGAATGGTTGTACAACGGTGGCCCTTACCAATTGGTAGTATTCCACTTCTTGATTGGTGTATTCTGCTACATGGGACGTGAGTGGGAACTATCCTACCGCTTAGGAATGCGTCCTTGGATTGCAATTGCATATTCAGCCCCAGTTGCAGCAGCAACCGCAGTATTCCTCGTATACCCAATCGGACAAGGTTCCTTCTCAGACGGTATGCCCTTGGGTATCTCCGGAACCTTCAACTTCATGATTGTCTTCCAAGCGGAACACAACATCCTCATGCACCCCTTCCACCAGTTAGGTGTAGCAGGTGTATTCGGCGGAAGTTTATTCAGTGCAATGCACGGTTCTTTGGTAACCTCTTCCTTAGTTCGTGAAACAACCGAATCAGAATCACAGAACTACGGTTACAAGTTTGGACAAGAAGAAGAAACCTACAACATCGTTGCAGCCCACGGCTACTTCGGTCGTCTCATCTTCCAATACGCTTCATTCAACAACAGCCGTTCCTTGCACTTCTTCTTGGCAGCATGGCCAGTAATCGGCATCTGGTTCACCGCTTTGGGTGTCAGCACAATGGCTTTCAACCTCAACGGTTTCAACTTCAACCAGTCGATTATTGACTCACAAGGTCGTGTAATCAACACTTGGGCAGACATTATCAACCGCGCCAACCTGGGTATGGAAGTCATGCACGAGCGTAACGCTCACAACTTCCCTCTGGATTTGGCTTCTGCTGAAGCTGCTCCTGTAGCCCTAACTGCTCCTGCTATCAACGGTTAA
- a CDS encoding histidine triad nucleotide-binding protein, which produces MSETTETIFSKIIRREIPADIVYEDNLALAFKDIHPQAPIHILVIPKKAIPQLADAESQDHALLGHLLLTAKRVAEEAGLTNGYRIVINTGDDGGQTVSHLHLHILGGRQLAWPPG; this is translated from the coding sequence GAGACGATTTTCAGCAAAATTATTCGGCGGGAAATTCCAGCGGATATTGTTTATGAAGATAATTTAGCGCTGGCATTCAAAGACATCCACCCGCAAGCACCTATTCACATCCTTGTCATTCCTAAGAAAGCCATTCCCCAATTGGCTGATGCTGAATCTCAGGATCATGCTCTATTAGGGCATCTTTTATTAACTGCAAAGCGTGTTGCCGAAGAAGCAGGGCTGACAAACGGTTATCGCATTGTCATCAATACTGGTGATGACGGCGGTCAAACAGTCTCCCACTTACATTTGCATATCCTGGGAGGACGCCAGTTGGCATGGCCTCCTGGTTGA